In Bermanella sp. WJH001, the genomic stretch TTATAGCCATTATCTTGTAATAACTGCCTAATGCCGCTATCTGATGCTACAAAATGCATAGACCAATTTGAAAATTGCGGCCTATCAATCTCACCTTCGATTAAAATGGTTGAGTCACTATGGCGATTATCTTGGATGATTTTTTGGTATAAGCCCTTCACTGACGACGGATCCCCTTCCAAAACCTGAAAGAAATAACCATCTGCATAATACAAAACACCCCCTATCATGCGCTTTGCATTATTGCTTTTCGATTTAAGCAATATGCGGCTCACCTCGGGGTTAATGCCTGTGGTTCCAAGGTTAATATTGGCTTTACTTGCGTACACAAGTTGGTAAATGGGCTGCATAATCAATACTTTCTAATACGTAAGTACAGATTACGCATCAAAAACTGCAATAGATCACAACAAAAGGCTTAGGTGTTTAGCATATGCCCCAACAAACCGAGCACAAAACCCAGTAACGCCCACATAGGAGGAAAGCGATGTTGTTTTAAAGGTACGTTAGGTGCAATGTCTTGAAAAATTGAATACATAATCCCACCGGCCGCAAACAGCATAATACCCGACAGCAACTGAGGCTGTTGTGCTAACCAGTAATAACCAATAAAACCTGAAATTGGGCCAAGGGATGCTAATGCCACAAATAATACAATGAGTTTATTTGCCGCAAAATGACCTTTGTCCATCATTTCACGATAAGCATTAAAACCTTCTGGTAAATTTTGCAGCCCAATTAATAACGCCAGCAATACGGCATTGGAACCTGCAATACTAAATAAAGCACCAAGAGCTAATGACTCAGGAATAAAGTCAGCAAGCATGGCTGCCAGCTGACTGCCTGGGGTGTTCCATTTTGCGAGAGCCGCATCCACCAACATAAACCCTAACCCACCAGCAATGAATGTGGTGCATGCCCAAAATGCAGAGAGATGTTTGATCCCCTCTGGCACCAGTACCAATGCAATGGCAGACAATAATGCCCCTGCTGCAAAGGCAATAATACCGTGGCGCAACTCGGTTTCTAACCAGTCAGACTGTAAACGCTCAAACTTGGCCAGTAATGCCCCCAAAGGCATCGCCAAACCAGCTAAGGCCGTCAGCATTAACATCGACTGTAAATCTAACATCGATTATTCCTGTATTTTGCTAAGGGATTGCACTTCATCAAGAGTGAGCATGCGGTAATTACGTGGCGCTAACAGAGGGTCAAGGGTTACCTGACCAATAGACTCGCGATGCAGCCTAATCACTCGGTTTCCAAGCGCGGCAAACATGCGCTTAACTTGATGATAGCGGCCTTCGCTAATGGTAAGTAAGACTTCGGTATCTGAAACCCGCTGCATAGTTGCGGGTAAGGTTGGCTTGATGTCATCTTTTAGCACGATACCCGCTTCAATTTTTAGTTCAGCGTCTTCGATTAAAGGCTCAGCTAACCACGCACGGTATGTTTTAGCTTGATGATGGTTAGGGGAGGTAATTTGATGAGACCATTGGCCGTCATCTGTTATCAGTAATAAACCTGTGGTGTCTTTATCTAAACGACCCACAGTGTGCAGTCGACTGATATTGATTTCTTTATTCATAAGGTCAAACACCAAAGGATGCTCACCATCACTATTCGCACACACATAACCTTGGGGTTTGTTCATCATGTAATAACGTGTTGATGGCTGCGCTTCAATTAAGTGACCATCAAATACCACCTGATCAGAATCGGGCAAAATTTTAAGTGCGCCACTTTTAGGCTTGATGCCATTTACTTTGATACGTCCAGACTTAATAGCCT encodes the following:
- a CDS encoding BLUF domain-containing protein; this translates as MQPIYQLVYASKANINLGTTGINPEVSRILLKSKSNNAKRMIGGVLYYADGYFFQVLEGDPSSVKGLYQKIIQDNRHSDSTILIEGEIDRPQFSNWSMHFVASDSGIRQLLQDNGYKQFSPFKMSVPQIQGLIAVLSNNGVYERTDSRKIGLSKKVKSFFFKHKTA
- a CDS encoding divalent cation transporter; this translates as MLDLQSMLMLTALAGLAMPLGALLAKFERLQSDWLETELRHGIIAFAAGALLSAIALVLVPEGIKHLSAFWACTTFIAGGLGFMLVDAALAKWNTPGSQLAAMLADFIPESLALGALFSIAGSNAVLLALLIGLQNLPEGFNAYREMMDKGHFAANKLIVLFVALASLGPISGFIGYYWLAQQPQLLSGIMLFAAGGIMYSIFQDIAPNVPLKQHRFPPMWALLGFVLGLLGHMLNT
- a CDS encoding pseudouridine synthase, translating into MRLDKYICDNTSLTRSLATKAIKSGRIKVNGIKPKSGALKILPDSDQVVFDGHLIEAQPSTRYYMMNKPQGYVCANSDGEHPLVFDLMNKEINISRLHTVGRLDKDTTGLLLITDDGQWSHQITSPNHHQAKTYRAWLAEPLIEDAELKIEAGIVLKDDIKPTLPATMQRVSDTEVLLTISEGRYHQVKRMFAALGNRVIRLHRESIGQVTLDPLLAPRNYRMLTLDEVQSLSKIQE